The Antennarius striatus isolate MH-2024 chromosome 8, ASM4005453v1, whole genome shotgun sequence nucleotide sequence ATTCTCTCTTTCTTACAGTTCTGCACTGCAGTGAGGAAGATTGTTTGCAGCAGGATGAATTCCTATCTGACTGCCCTGTGTGGCGTGGGACTCTCCCTGTATCTGGGCTGCGTGACCCCACTGACGGTCTTACCCACCCTGCTAGTCTCCTTCACCATCTGGATGGCGGCCTAATGAATCTGGAGGAGGGGCTCGAGAGAAAAGACTCTGATTTTACGCAAGCAGGAGAGAAAATGAAGCCCTGTGGTTTAGCGAAGCGACTAAAGACACCGGCTCGGCTTGGACGAAGTGCAATAACACGGTCTTTTAGGtttgttgttttgaaaaatgtggAAAGTGTTTTGTGAGTCATGTTTAATGTGTATCTACCTGGTTACTGTCATCAGAGCTCCTGAACGTACAGGTTTATATTGAACAAAATTCATCACAAAAATCTTCTTTGTAAGACAAAAACGTTTCCCttcatgtttaaaatgaattacGGTATCTCTAAACTTATAACATGTAACTTATTTAtggaattatatatatatatatatatatatatatatatatatatatatatatatataaataaaattattttatttttaaataaataaataaataaatatatatatatacattttctcTGCTGTACAATGAATATATAAGAACAATAGCTGAATAAaggttttggggaaaaaaaatcccacttctgacgaGACTTTGTTAGTTTGCAGAATGTGAATGAATTTTTCCAACAGGCTGTGAATCCGTTTAGATCGGCTGCGATGGAGCTCAAGGAAAGACTACCAgtgataaaaatgtgtaaatccTCATTTTCGTTTCATGACGGTGGGGACGGATGCATCCAGACAGATTTGTGTCGTTTAAAAGGATGAAGCCGACTTCAGAATGAAATTAATAGTTAAAAATCACAGTGATGCTTTTAATGAGCTGGAAGAAACAGCAAGTCTTAAAAGAcctttttaaacatgtttttttagcGTACTTTGTTGTTAAAATTTAGTTTTTCTCAAgccataaccccccccctccgGCAACACAATCCTTCTTATGTACAGTTATGGAAATGTTCACCACTAGGAATTAGATCGCTGCGACGGACATgtgtggagaaaaagaaagaaacagtcCCAAGCCCCTTCTCCTCACATACGACCACCTGTTGCCAGATACAACTGAAGCCTAATTAGACCTGGAGGTGAGATTATTTTTTCTGATACCGTTTCCATGGCATTAATCTCACCCCCCTCAGAAGCTCTTCATCCTCAGAATGAAACTGGAGACAGAATCCTTTTCACCCGGCTGTATCCCTGCCAGTCTGGGATAgcaacctgtaaaaaaaaagagattccGTTCCAACTGGATGACGTATCGATTTAACCTGAGCAGCTCAGGTGGATTAAAAAGAGTAAATGAGGGATGATTGGTTTGTAGGAACTAATCCAGCAGAGGAGGACCGTATTGATTCAAGACCTATTGAGCTAAGGCCACATGTTTTGTTTAGATaatcttcctctccttttccgtttatttttgtttaaggactttctttttttttaaaaaaggaggtAATGTGGATTAagacgaggggggggggatctgtGGAGCATCCATATGAGACTTCATTCATTATAAACAAGCACCTACGCTGAGCTAGATTGCTGCCTTTAGTTTATTTCGATGTAAAACTGAAGTATTATAAAGGGAATAAAAGAGGGAAGCTTGTTGCTTTACCACTATTATTTTTGTGCTCAAGGttggaaattttaatttgatctcAAATACTGTACCGGAAATAGATGAAAGAATGAACATGAATAGATCAATGGGGACAGAAGACATAAAAGGTTGCAGGTTGAATTTGCTCATGAACATTAGTCATGTGCACCGTCGTCTGatcccctctcccccccccatgCGTCggctgtgtcttttttttattttctggtttcTGGTATTGGATCACAGTTTActctcttcctgttcttcctggTTTCCTGTTGTGGTTCAGCATGCAGACAATCTCACTTCATCTCAGGTGACCCTGCAAAGAtatgtagtaaaaaaaatgtaagatgAATGTTGACAACATGCACAGATGTGCAGCTTTGTGCATCCAGGTCAATACCTGAGAATGAATAGGCTATTCCCTAACAGGTAGCTTTGCATATTAATGTATTTGCTGTTCAGGATGATTAATGTGTGTCGGACATGAAACCCTCTGCAGGTACTTAGGTATGCAGGAAGTTTACATGTAGCGCCTCTGTAAATGATAGGAAATCAATAATCAGTTACAATTCTGTCATGTTACGTTCCCGTCATTCTGTATAATTTATTAGactacaaaacaataaaaagatcATTAAAGAAGTGTTTTCTTGCACTATAGTTTGTCATTTGTGAgcattgtctttgtgtcatcaCCGCAGGTAAAGAGCAAAGTTAACTAACAAATTTAGTCTCATTTAATCCTCTGAGGTAATTTTTGTGGCATTCATTTGTTAAACATGACTTCACTGATTCTCAGACAGGAAATTTGGATTTTGCAGCATCACCAGAATAAATGTAAGATTAGATGAGTGATATTTGTATCACAAATTGAATGTAATACAAAAATAAGATTTGAATGAGAGACATAAATTAATATTCAGGAAAATACATAAAAGTTACTTTTATGGTTGTAATTACACCAACAGTTTATCAaattaagtgtgtgtgaaaagcaCGGACGATAAAGTTTTCGTAGTTTTTAGtgtctttcagctcattgttttggttcCCTCCCAGTGATGTCATCGACTTATGATTCCAGGCAtcctctgcatgtgtgtgtgtgtgtgtgtgtgtgtatgtgttggtaTTAATGCATTTAGGTTTATAATGCATCACAGAAGGCATCGAATCTGCAGAGATTTCATTAAAGAACCACAACAGATGAAAATGAAGGAATACATttgcaaagaaaagaagagtTGTGCAGAAAGTGGAGCGCATAAACATCAGGTAGACATGATTATGAAGACCTTGAAACACTCCCTCACGGTTCTGTAAGAATATTTCGTGTGCAGAAGATCATATTAAAACAAGAGATCAGTGGGGAATCTCTCATCCAGTGTCTTCTCACAGCCTCTTGTCTCATTATTTCACCACCTGTGGTTGCATTGAGGTAGACGTGAGCTTTTTCCAAGGATGCTGCATGACAGTAATTCAATTTCCAATGACCACATGGTGTCTTGCTTTATAACAGTTATAATTAAATTCTGAGCTCTATTACCAGTGCAGCAGTTTAGGGTCAGTTACTTCATTCTGCACTGAGTCAATGACCTCTGTGAAAAATGCTGGAAAAGCAGAGTTTTATTGgatgacaaaaatgtatttatttattttttaaatggttgAGTTCAGATTATAGGGCCTCTGAACTTCATGTAAGTGTTGGTGCTGTGATAGTGGACCTCTCGCCCTGTTCGTGCTGGGATGAACTCCAGCCGTGACATTACGCAGAGCGCACAGATAGAACTGATTTATGGGTTTGGATGATTCATTTGCCTTCAGCTCGACGCTCTCTGGGTCTCCACTCTGCTGTGACATCCAAACCTTTTTTATTCCCACTTGAGTTTGAAGTAGTTTGtgtccttctttctttctttctttcttttttttaactggttGAGGATTGTCTCCATTAGTTTTGCATTTAATCATCATCTTTCTCATGATTTccggatcacacacacacatacacacattcacaccaaaCATCCCGGCTTTCCACGCTTTTCCACGGCAGGATTGATCTGAGCAGAGATTTtaagtaaaaacattaaaaagaagaagaaaagaaaacaggttattgattgttttttgttggaaacatttcatcaacatgacatgaaacatatttaaatatttagtgcAGGTAGGAGGAGGCATGTCGTTTGTCATTCCGTCGCTGATGAAGAGACTCGatttgaggatgatgatgatgatgatgatgggttaAGAACGcgcttccttcctctcctccgtgCGTCTCTCCAGCCTCACTGCGCCCTCAGTGCCAAACGGCGGCGGTGCGCACCGGCAGATGCGCGCACGTCGCTCCTCCTGAACGACCGTCGCTCCGTCCGTCCGCGCACAAGTGTTTCATGTGGTCTCAGGTAACTGGGTGTCACAGAAACGAGAGGAAAAGATGCCAGAAGCTGTCACTAAAGTCAGCTGGAGGCAGAAACAACCGCTGGACTGTGGAAATTGTACCCTGCAGATTGAGGTGAGTGAAAAAGAAACGTGCTGGTGTTTAGTTTCATCTTCCGATCCGGACAATTGAAAGAAAAGTTCATGATTTTGCTTATATATCGATCcatgtcaggtttttttcccttcttgtTATAATACAGTTTTATTGATTAATAACCTGTTTATCAATTAAAGTCACCTGACTGAGCGGATGGCAGCCTGTAAGGTTACAGTACTCATAAAGTCATTTAGGAATTGTCGGCAGGATGTCAATCCTCACTCTGAGCTGCTTCTGTTATTTGAATATAAGAGGAGGGatcataaaaatgcattcatcATCCCGAGTTTTTCCCCCTTCTGGATCCTTTTTATGCTTGGAATAAACTGGTGACTGACAGAAGAACTCGTGGATACTGTATGTGAATTATCGGATAATAGAGGGATGGATCAGAAAACGATCCACTAGGTTACATCTAACATCTTTGAAACAGATCCATGTCTCCAATAAGCATCGCTGCtacatttatcttattttaactAGACTCCCATTTCCCAATTCCAAAATGTGCTGCCATGTTTAATTTTAGTTTCATGGGGAAAAGCACTTAATATCTTTCAAAGCTcatttgttctttatttgttATTAAGCCAGACGGTTAGCAGGAAATTAAATCTCAGAATGTACAATTATGCTGGAAAACACTCAGCAGAAATTATTCCTGCACtgatgaaatacattttcacacgcttggggaaaaaaaaaaattgcaccaTGTTCTGTAtcttgtttgctgttttttttgaCAGAGTGACGTATGGGGAATGCTGGCCATGGATACATCGGTTCAACTAAACATGACTGGAGTGGAAGATTCACATTTGGAACCAAAATCCTCCAACTGTTGCGCACCTACAGCCCAGATGGAGGAGAACTTCATGAAGCTGGACGACAGCACCAAACTGTTAGGAGTTCAAGTCGTCCTCATCCTCGCTTATAGCACAATCATAGTGTTTGGAGTCACCGGAAACTCCCTGGTGATCTACGTCGTGTATAAGTTTAAAAATCTACGAACCGTTACCAATTTCTTCATTGTGAACTTAGCCGTGGCCGACCTGCTGGTCAACACGCTGTGCTTGCCTTTCACCCTCGTCTACACTCTGTACGGCGAGTGGAAGTTCGGCCGGGCGTTGTGTTTCATTCTTCCCTTCGCTCAAGGAATGGCGGTGCACGTTTCCACCGTCACCATGAACATCATCGCCCTGGACCGCCACCGCAGCATCGTCTACCACATGGAGTCCAAGATGTCCAAAGACATGTGCGCCGTGGTCATCGCCATCACGTGGGCCGTCAGCGCCCTGCTGGCCAGCCCGCTCGCCATCTTTAGAGAATACGGGACGGTCGACCTCTCGCCGGACCAGTCTATCGAGGTGTGCGCCGAGAGGTGGCCAGGAAGTAGCATGAACGGAAGCATCTACAGCGTATCGGCGCTTCTGGTTCAGTACGGCCTCCCCCTGGTCATCACCTCTGTGGCCTACATCCGCATCTGGAATAAACTGAAGAAGATGTGCGGAGGTCGaaatgaccgccatcggcgcaGGAAGAAGACCACCAAGATGCTGCTGACTATGGTGGTGGTCTTCGCCGTcagctggttgcctttccacGCCTTCCAGCTGGCGGTCGACATCGACAGCAGCGTGCTGTACATGAAAGATTTCAAGCTGCTTTTCACCGCGTTCCACATCGTGGCCATGTGCTCCACCTTCGTCAACCCCATCCTCTACGGGTGGATGAACAACAACTACAGGACGGCCTTTCTGTCCGTGTGTCGGTGCTACCAACTCTTCTGTTCAAGGTCGCGACGCCCCCCGGGAAGAAAGAcgcaaagagacaaaaacaggaGCTGTCTGGATTGCAAGTCGTCGTATGTATAAGTCGTAATGTTGATCCGTGATCCTACGAGGAAAAAGTGAAATCTACATTTGGATTGTGGATGCCTCAAAGTGGGGGTTTGTGACCAGGAAGTTCCAAACCCCCAAGTTCCATTACCAGTAGATTCCTCTCATGTCAAACTATGATAAAAATTCCACTTTTAAATACTTTGGATTTTTGAAACTTGATGTAATAAATTATATGACTCAAATATTGCCTTCAGAGTGCCTTGAATGTACAACTTATGTAATTTTAGACTAATATTTCCAACATAAATTTCTGGCAGCACTGATTCCTTATTGGTCCAAGCTGCAGAATCTAAGTCTTCTTCAGGGCCTTCGGAACGGTTGGATTATACACAGAATGTCCTATCTTATAGTTTTAGGTTGACCAGGGCCTTATAAAGTCTGAAATAACACCTATATGTTCTATAAGAATTGTATGCCTGCTCACAGGCACTAGCGTCATTCTATAGCATCATTATGAGGCTGCATAATGCAGCTCCATGTACAACAGGGATGAAATACAGTCTAATGTATGCATCTCTTTTATCCCTTAATCGCTACACGTGTGATAGGATGATGCTTCATGCATACTTTATAATCACCTTCATTTGTGGTAAATTctaataaatcattttcaattttcaatGTAATTGTTCTTCTACTGggagaaattaaaacaaagccaTCAGCTAACACAGGGTGATTAAATTCCAAACACcctgtttccctttttttttctctgacatTAAAACTTCAGGTTTCCTCCATCCAATAtttaatcaactttttttttatattccgAGGGAAGCAGCTGAATATGAAAATGGCAAAATCGTGACTGTGCTACCTGGTAGCattcctccaaaaaaaaaggctcatATCTAATTAGCCTTTTACCAAAgtgtattataattattacctCCCTTCTGGCGAGGAAATCAGTGATTTCCTTCTGTGCGGTTTTAAAGTTTGAACAAAAAAGCCAATCCCAATTGATCTGTGGCgtgaaaacattttacagcaGCAGAATTTTTAAGCTCCATATCTCCTCCAGGCAGGCTGAACATCAAATCACTTTATTCCACCACTGAaaatgatgtatttatttattgaatgtcTCCGCATAATGCATCATACAGCTTGTTTATGGCCGGTCGGTGGTTATTATTGACATATCATCTGTATACATCATTGATGAGACACTAATTCTGATGCATGTGCGACTAAAAAAAGCTGCGAAGTCTCAGGTGAGCGTTGCAGACGTGACGAACGCATGAAGTTTAATGGGAAACAGACAGGAGCTGATAATCAGAAaatctggaggaagaggaagaggaggaagagaactcacaggaataaaaaaaaaacaaataacaccaGGCAGCAAGCAGGAGCTGCTTTTTCATGCTGTTGTTGCCTCTTTTATGTATAATCACAAGGAAATGAAGTAGCAATTGGAGATTTTACCGAATAAATGGATCAAATGAAATTAAAGTTGGTGTATgtcaaatgaaatttaaaaaaaaaagcccatcaACAAACAACTCAGCTGTTGCAAAGGGTTTAATTATTCAGGATACATCATATTACGCTTACAAATCCTCAGGTGGCTTTTATTCCATCCCCcgtggtgtttgtttgtttgttcgtttgttcgttGGTTTGTTTGCACCCCTAATTAGTGATGCTAAATTAGAATTTTACATTATGCTCTGTGATTAGGTTCTACCAAATGAACTCATTAAAGTCAATTACAAAGAAGCAGATCCATGAATTTCAACAAGAGCGCAGATGAGATTTAGATGTGGGTTTAATCACTTATagctaaaatataaataaaaagaaagtacACGCatgaatatgtaaataaataatgtgcaatcatgaaaatgacatttaaattgtgAGGATTTGGGAATCGCAGCTGTAGATGTTTGCTGGAGTGGAACTGAAATAAACCAGAggagctcctccacctcctcttcctcatctcctcctcctcctcctcttttgttCCCAGCCAGCGTCTCCCAGTCACTCAGCTCCTGAAGGGCCCTTCCTGTCGACGCAGGTCTCCACTTATTCATTTTGTGCGTACGTGAGGAGCCGTGGGTCCCGTAGATTATCTCTTGCATCTCCATGGGTGGGAACCTATTCATGGTGTGTTCAGCATTAATCAATAATCGTTACTCTCAGTGGCCGATGGCAAAGAGCAGCTGCCGTTAACTGTGCCCTCCAGAGGAGACTCGCTCATCTACTCCATGAACAATAGTTCTAAAGCTAATTCGATTCCGATTtg carries:
- the npy2r gene encoding neuropeptide Y receptor type 2, whose amino-acid sequence is MDTSVQLNMTGVEDSHLEPKSSNCCAPTAQMEENFMKLDDSTKLLGVQVVLILAYSTIIVFGVTGNSLVIYVVYKFKNLRTVTNFFIVNLAVADLLVNTLCLPFTLVYTLYGEWKFGRALCFILPFAQGMAVHVSTVTMNIIALDRHRSIVYHMESKMSKDMCAVVIAITWAVSALLASPLAIFREYGTVDLSPDQSIEVCAERWPGSSMNGSIYSVSALLVQYGLPLVITSVAYIRIWNKLKKMCGGRNDRHRRRKKTTKMLLTMVVVFAVSWLPFHAFQLAVDIDSSVLYMKDFKLLFTAFHIVAMCSTFVNPILYGWMNNNYRTAFLSVCRCYQLFCSRSRRPPGRKTQRDKNRSCLDCKSSYV